One Ranitomeya variabilis isolate aRanVar5 chromosome 5, aRanVar5.hap1, whole genome shotgun sequence DNA window includes the following coding sequences:
- the LOC143774909 gene encoding uncharacterized protein LOC143774909, protein MENSSVPLYQQDSMRQAWATVCQHNYPSSEGYSSLSPASSTDSSGLSPPYTGYQTSQDAFGNISIPASQPMDLNIQPSEKKIKKMKGKLPFTQRQSASEREKMRMRNLSKALQNLRRYLPPSVAPIDKTLTKIETLQLTIRYISYLSAQLGLSKEVLEQRRQTFKQRTKCAQSISCYIDTSPSLCSKPVKENMSLMASKEHKSSTSSTAVRSQCQNTRKSCQMPYDFPQCSELQVRPLQNYPVTFAALSQPSNDHVTSHPQMAANEWRSFATTSLCDPDIIGMALRQEGSRDFISIEVLN, encoded by the exons ATGGAAAACTCTTCTGTGCCTCTCTACCAGCAGGACAGCATGCGCCAGGCATGGGCCACTGTATGCCAGCATAATTATCCTAGCTCTGAGGGATACAGCAGTCTTTCTCCTGCATCTTCCACAGACTCCAGTGGTTTATCCCCTCCATATACTGGTTACCAAACATCTCAGGACGCATTTGGTAACATTTCTATACCTGCTTCTCAACCAATGGACTTGAATATCCAGCCTTCAGAAAAGAAAATTAAGAAGATGAAAGGAAAACTGCCATTCACCCAACGACAAAGTGCAAGTGAGAGAGAGAAGATGAGGATGAGGAACCTCTCCAAAGCTCTGCAGAACCTCAGAAGATATCTACCTCCTTCTGTAGCACCAATAGACAAGACCTTAACCAAAATAGAAACACTTCAGTTGACCATAAGGTATATCTCATATCTGTCTGCACAGCTGGGtctcagtaaagaagtattggagcAGAGAAGACAAACTTTCAAGCAAAGGACAAAATGTGCCCAAAGCATTAGCTGCTACATTGACACGAGTCCCTCACTTTGCTCAAAACCTGTAAAAGAGAATATGTCTCTTATGGCATCTAAAGAGCATAAATCTTCAACAAGCTCAACTGCTGTTAGATCTCAGTGCCAAAACACACGAAAAAGCTGCCAGATGCCGTATGACTTCCCTCAATGCTCCGAGTTACAAGTACGACCACTACAGAACTATCCAGTAACCTTTGCGGCATTGTCACAGCCATCGAATGACCATGTCACCAGCCACCCACAGATG GCTGCCAATGAGTGGCGCTCATTCGCCACAACAAGTCTCTGTGACCCCGACATCATTGGGATGGCGCTGCGGCAGGAGGGGAGCAGAGACTTTATTTCAATTGAGGTCTTGAATTGA